In Sandaracinaceae bacterium, one DNA window encodes the following:
- a CDS encoding 2-hydroxychromene-2-carboxylate isomerase yields MELNFHFDFISPYAYLGWTQIHALAERHGATVRPRPLLFAGLLNHHGQKGPAEIPAKRIWVFKDTLRRARLLGVPLSPPPSHPFNPLLALRATLAAPAEAQRALVDALFAATWGDAEIRGVDRPEAVRAAAEEAGLDPDALLAQAQAPEIKAALRRGTERAIEAGVFGVPTVGVKDELFWGFDAFDLLERHLSGEDPLGPDMLDRFRDVPASASR; encoded by the coding sequence ATGGAGCTGAACTTCCACTTCGACTTCATCTCCCCCTACGCCTACCTCGGCTGGACACAGATCCACGCGCTCGCCGAGCGCCACGGCGCCACCGTTCGCCCCCGTCCGCTGCTCTTCGCCGGGCTGTTGAACCACCACGGCCAGAAGGGCCCGGCCGAGATCCCCGCCAAGCGGATCTGGGTGTTCAAGGACACGCTCCGCCGCGCGCGCCTGCTCGGGGTGCCGCTCTCGCCGCCGCCGTCGCACCCCTTCAACCCGCTGCTCGCCCTGCGCGCCACGCTCGCCGCGCCGGCAGAGGCCCAGCGCGCGCTCGTCGACGCGCTCTTCGCCGCGACCTGGGGAGACGCCGAGATCCGCGGCGTCGATCGCCCCGAGGCCGTGCGCGCCGCGGCCGAAGAGGCCGGCCTCGACCCGGACGCCTTGCTGGCGCAGGCCCAGGCGCCCGAGATCAAAGCGGCGCTGAGGCGCGGGACGGAGCGGGCCATCGAGGCCGGCGTCTTCGGGGTGCCGACCGTGGGCGTGAAGGACGAGCTCTTCTGGGGCTTCGACGCCTTCGATCTCCTGGAGCGTCACCTCTCGGGCGAGGATCCCCTCGGCCCGGACATGCTGGACCGCTTCCGCGACGTGCCCGCCTCGGCCAGCCGCTAG
- a CDS encoding PAS domain S-box protein yields the protein MTSDHGASRPSASAMLSAIERATQAGLSVVDADGVQRYVNPAFCRMLGFDAQELLGATAPFAYWPPEERGRIEAAFASTIAGDAPAEGFELRFCRKDGARIDVQLLVAPILGDGGEEEGWLASVQDITARKRAEAQLADAQRLAGIGSWEWEVATGQVTWSSEVFRQHGQDPETFEPSYEAFLSRILEEDRPRVQEALRKALEGDEDYAIELRIRRPDGTIGVQQTLGRIERDEAGRPLRMFGTSQDITERKRLEQERLGDTVHRIAISFAQELDEGRLLQRITDEAMALADAHAGALIRCDDSRCVARAGSEALVDAIGADESILEAIRGGRVLRTTERALPGAASVLAVPIQSRNGDVLGGLVFAHPEPHRFSDRHERLTVALAAHAAVALDNARLYGEVRRSEEQAHAARAEAERTAAILADQRVALEQIASGAELAPTLDGLVRAIERHALRRLRGSVLLLDRESGTLRHGAAPSLPGPYNEAIHGVTIGPAVGSCGTAAHDDREVLVEDIATDPLWVDFADLALAHGLRACWSTPIRAADGRVLGTFAIYYDEPRAPTADERQIVQMLNRTAAIAIERKRVEQELQVANQRKDEFLALLGHELRNPLAPILTALELMEERGGHDAERAAIDRHVRHMIQLVDDLLDISRITRGKVELERRPVELARVIEGAAELASPLFEQKAHHLDIDVAEGFVVDGDPIRLSQIFANLLTNAAKYTDAGGNISVVATDEGAERVVRVSDDGIGVDPELLPRIFEPFTQGARGIDRLQGGLGLGLPLVRSLVELHGGAVSVASDGPGRGTSVEVRLPASAAEPTTASPAPRAVQRPQGQRLLLVDDNEDAALMLAHVLERAGYEVSVAHDGPAALALARDARFELAVVDIGLPVMDGYELGRRLLERGPVRIVAVTGYGQSSDRAKSVEAGFAAHLVKPVRKDELLAALAAAATPAPRA from the coding sequence ATGACGAGCGATCACGGCGCGTCGCGCCCGTCGGCGAGCGCGATGCTCTCGGCCATCGAGCGGGCCACCCAGGCTGGCCTCTCGGTGGTCGACGCCGACGGCGTGCAGAGGTACGTCAACCCCGCCTTCTGCCGCATGCTCGGCTTCGACGCGCAGGAGCTGCTCGGGGCCACGGCGCCCTTCGCGTACTGGCCCCCCGAGGAGCGCGGGCGCATCGAGGCCGCCTTCGCCAGCACCATCGCCGGCGACGCGCCCGCCGAGGGCTTCGAGCTGCGCTTCTGCCGAAAGGACGGCGCCCGCATCGACGTGCAGCTCCTGGTCGCGCCGATCCTCGGTGACGGGGGCGAGGAAGAGGGGTGGCTCGCCTCGGTGCAGGACATCACCGCCCGCAAGCGCGCCGAGGCGCAGCTCGCCGACGCGCAGCGCCTGGCGGGGATCGGCAGCTGGGAGTGGGAGGTCGCGACGGGGCAGGTCACCTGGTCGAGCGAGGTCTTTCGCCAGCACGGCCAGGACCCGGAGACCTTCGAGCCGAGCTACGAGGCGTTCCTCTCCCGGATCCTCGAGGAGGACCGACCCCGCGTCCAGGAGGCGCTGCGGAAGGCGCTCGAGGGCGACGAGGACTACGCCATCGAGCTGCGCATCCGGCGCCCGGACGGCACGATCGGCGTGCAGCAGACCCTCGGCCGCATCGAGCGCGACGAGGCGGGGCGGCCGCTCCGCATGTTCGGGACCTCCCAGGACATCACCGAGCGCAAGCGGCTCGAGCAGGAGCGGCTCGGCGACACCGTGCACCGGATCGCCATCTCCTTCGCGCAGGAGCTCGACGAGGGCCGGCTGCTTCAGCGCATCACCGACGAGGCGATGGCGTTGGCCGACGCCCACGCCGGCGCCCTCATCCGCTGCGACGACTCGCGGTGCGTGGCCCGCGCCGGGTCCGAGGCGCTGGTGGACGCCATCGGGGCCGACGAGTCGATCCTCGAGGCCATCCGCGGGGGGCGGGTCCTTCGCACGACCGAGCGCGCGCTCCCCGGGGCCGCCAGCGTGCTCGCCGTGCCGATCCAGAGCCGCAACGGCGATGTGCTCGGCGGCCTGGTGTTCGCGCACCCGGAGCCCCACCGCTTCTCGGACCGCCACGAGCGGCTGACGGTCGCGCTGGCGGCCCACGCGGCGGTCGCCCTCGACAACGCGCGCCTCTACGGGGAGGTGCGGCGCAGCGAGGAGCAGGCGCACGCCGCCCGCGCGGAGGCGGAGCGCACGGCCGCGATCCTCGCCGACCAGCGCGTGGCGCTCGAGCAGATCGCGAGCGGGGCGGAGCTCGCGCCGACCCTGGACGGCCTGGTCCGCGCCATCGAGCGTCACGCCCTGCGGCGGCTCCGGGGCTCGGTGCTGCTCCTCGACCGCGAGTCGGGGACGCTGCGACACGGCGCGGCGCCCAGCCTCCCGGGCCCCTACAACGAGGCCATTCACGGCGTGACGATCGGGCCCGCGGTCGGCTCCTGCGGGACCGCCGCGCACGACGACCGCGAGGTGCTGGTCGAGGACATCGCGACCGACCCGCTCTGGGTCGACTTCGCGGACCTCGCGCTCGCGCACGGCCTCCGCGCGTGCTGGTCCACGCCCATCCGGGCCGCGGACGGCCGCGTGCTCGGGACGTTCGCCATCTACTACGACGAGCCGCGCGCCCCGACGGCGGACGAGCGGCAGATCGTGCAGATGCTCAACCGGACCGCGGCCATCGCGATCGAGCGCAAGCGCGTGGAGCAGGAGCTGCAGGTCGCCAACCAGCGCAAGGACGAGTTCCTCGCGCTGCTGGGCCACGAGCTGCGCAACCCGCTCGCGCCGATCCTCACCGCGCTCGAGCTGATGGAGGAGCGCGGCGGGCACGACGCGGAGCGCGCGGCGATCGACCGCCACGTGCGGCACATGATCCAGCTCGTGGACGACCTGCTCGACATCTCGCGCATCACGCGCGGCAAGGTCGAGCTCGAGCGCCGCCCGGTCGAGCTCGCCCGGGTGATCGAGGGCGCGGCCGAGCTGGCCAGCCCCCTCTTCGAGCAGAAGGCACACCACCTCGACATCGACGTCGCCGAGGGCTTCGTCGTCGACGGCGACCCCATCCGCCTCTCGCAGATCTTCGCCAACCTGCTGACCAACGCGGCGAAGTACACCGACGCGGGCGGGAACATCTCGGTCGTGGCCACGGACGAAGGGGCGGAGCGGGTCGTGCGCGTCTCCGACGACGGGATCGGCGTGGATCCCGAGCTGCTGCCCCGCATCTTCGAGCCCTTCACGCAGGGCGCGCGAGGCATCGATCGGCTGCAGGGCGGGCTCGGGCTGGGCTTGCCGCTCGTGCGGAGCCTGGTGGAGCTGCACGGTGGCGCGGTGAGCGTGGCGAGCGACGGGCCGGGCCGCGGCACCTCGGTCGAGGTCCGGCTGCCGGCCAGCGCCGCCGAGCCGACGACGGCGAGCCCCGCGCCGCGCGCGGTCCAGCGCCCGCAGGGGCAGCGGCTGCTGCTCGTGGACGACAACGAGGACGCGGCCCTCATGCTCGCCCACGTGCTCGAGCGCGCGGGCTACGAGGTCAGCGTGGCCCACGACGGCCCGGCCGCGCTCGCGCTCGCCAGGGACGCGCGCTTCGAGCTC
- a CDS encoding acyl-CoA-binding protein → MADENEFQSAVDRVQKLPKKPGNDALLELYGLYKQATTGDVSGKRPGMLDLRGRAKFDAWASRKGMSAADARAAYVSVVERLERSS, encoded by the coding sequence ATGGCGGACGAGAACGAATTCCAGAGCGCGGTCGACCGCGTGCAGAAGCTCCCCAAGAAGCCGGGCAACGACGCGCTGCTCGAGCTCTACGGCCTCTACAAGCAGGCCACCACGGGCGACGTCAGCGGCAAGCGCCCCGGCATGCTCGACCTGCGAGGGCGCGCGAAGTTCGACGCCTGGGCCTCGCGCAAGGGCATGAGCGCGGCCGACGCGCGCGCCGCGTACGTGTCGGTCGTAGAGCGCCTGGAGCGTTCCAGCTAG
- a CDS encoding S1 RNA-binding domain-containing protein, with product MSNEKGPSFADLFAAEEMPQGRSRRFSVGDAVEGVVAHITADAVFVDLDAKQSGLFEKHALLDHEGNLRVKVGDTVKGQVVAIEGASQQIKLGTSLGKDAGVEQLAAAHEQGLPVEGTITGVNKGGAEVQVAGLRGFCPFSQLDTRYVEDPASWVGQTHLFVIAELKDREVVLSRRRLLEREAAAARETLMEKLDEGATARGRVTQVRDFGAFVDLGGVEGLIPVRELSHDRVQRADDVLSVGDVVEVKVTRIEQDGGKTKITLSLKALAADPWDGIETIAPVGKVLGGQVTRLADFGAFVRLAAGVEGLLHVSELDARVEHPSEQLEVGQQLLVVVRDVDRKRQRLSLTLAQEGAQAGEEAKNLRPVQGALVTATVEKHERFGVFAQVAGTKGRAGRGLVPMAETGLPRGADVRKELPIGTEIRAKVVDATEGRMRLSMRAAKDDAERAVFDDYRQQQEKKGGMGTLGDLLKAKLEK from the coding sequence ATGAGCAACGAGAAAGGTCCGAGCTTCGCTGACCTCTTCGCGGCGGAGGAGATGCCGCAGGGGCGCAGTCGCCGCTTCTCGGTCGGCGACGCCGTCGAGGGCGTGGTCGCGCACATCACCGCCGACGCGGTCTTCGTGGATCTGGACGCCAAGCAGTCCGGCCTCTTCGAGAAGCACGCGCTCCTCGACCACGAAGGCAACCTGCGGGTGAAGGTCGGCGACACGGTCAAGGGCCAGGTCGTCGCCATCGAGGGCGCCTCGCAGCAGATCAAGCTCGGGACCTCGCTCGGCAAGGACGCGGGCGTCGAGCAGCTCGCCGCCGCCCACGAGCAGGGGCTGCCGGTCGAGGGGACCATCACCGGGGTGAACAAGGGCGGGGCCGAGGTCCAGGTGGCCGGCCTCCGCGGCTTCTGCCCCTTCTCCCAGCTGGACACCCGCTACGTCGAGGACCCCGCCAGCTGGGTGGGACAGACGCACCTCTTCGTCATCGCGGAGCTGAAGGACCGCGAGGTCGTGCTCTCGCGTCGCAGGCTCCTCGAGCGCGAGGCGGCCGCGGCGCGCGAGACGCTGATGGAGAAGCTCGACGAGGGCGCGACGGCGCGCGGACGCGTGACGCAGGTCCGTGACTTCGGCGCCTTCGTCGACCTCGGCGGGGTGGAGGGCCTGATCCCGGTCCGCGAGCTCAGCCACGACCGCGTGCAGCGGGCCGACGACGTGCTCTCGGTCGGCGACGTGGTCGAGGTGAAGGTCACGCGCATCGAGCAGGACGGCGGCAAGACAAAGATCACGCTCTCGCTGAAGGCGCTCGCCGCCGATCCGTGGGACGGCATCGAGACGATCGCCCCCGTCGGCAAGGTCCTCGGTGGGCAGGTCACGCGGCTGGCCGACTTCGGCGCCTTCGTGCGGCTCGCCGCGGGCGTCGAGGGCCTCTTGCACGTCTCGGAGCTGGACGCGCGCGTCGAGCACCCGTCGGAGCAGCTCGAGGTCGGCCAGCAGCTGCTGGTCGTGGTGCGCGACGTCGACCGCAAGCGCCAGCGCCTCTCCCTGACGCTGGCCCAGGAGGGCGCGCAGGCGGGGGAAGAGGCCAAGAACCTCCGACCGGTCCAGGGCGCGCTCGTCACCGCGACGGTCGAGAAGCACGAGCGCTTCGGCGTCTTCGCGCAGGTGGCCGGGACCAAGGGGCGCGCGGGCCGCGGCCTCGTGCCGATGGCCGAGACGGGCCTCCCGCGCGGCGCCGACGTGCGCAAGGAGCTGCCCATCGGCACGGAGATCCGCGCCAAGGTGGTCGACGCGACCGAGGGCAGGATGCGGCTGAGCATGCGCGCGGCGAAGGATGACGCCGAGCGCGCGGTCTTCGACGACTACCGTCAGCAGCAGGAGAAGAAGGGCGGCATGGGCACGCTCGGCGACCTGCTCAAGGCCAAGCTCGAGAAGTGA